In a single window of the Cuculus canorus isolate bCucCan1 chromosome 25, bCucCan1.pri, whole genome shotgun sequence genome:
- the LOC104054373 gene encoding transmembrane ascorbate-dependent reductase CYB561 isoform X2 yields the protein MDGAPPAASPAGLSAYVAVSQMLGLTLLATTGAWLGRYRGGVAWHSPLQFNIHPLCMVLGMVFLQALLVYRVFRHEAKRSTKALHALLHGLALLIALVGIIAVFESHRTKGIPDMYSLHSWCGMAAFVLYLLQWLLGCGFFLLPGTSFSLRSRYKPHHVFFGIALFVLSIIACLLGITEMLLFNIRDSYSLFVPEGVLANTLGVLLVAFGLVVGYVLTRDDWKRPPLAEELALSMDFKTLTEGESPGGGTQ from the exons ATGGACGGGGCTCCGCcggctgccagccctgctggaCTCTCGGCGTACGTGGCTGTGTCACAAATGCTGGGCCTGACGCTGCTGGCCACCACGGGCGCCTGGCTGGGCCGATACCGGGGCGGCGTGGCCTGGCACAGCCCCCTCCAGTTCAATATCCACCCGCTCTGCATGGTGCTGGGCATGGTTTTCCTCCAAG CTCTCCTGGTCTATCGGGTCTTCAGGCACGAAGCCAAGCGTTCCACCAAGGCACTGCATGCGCTGCTCCATGGGCTGGCGCTGCTCATCGCCCTCGTCG GCATCATCGCTGTCTTCGAGTCTCACCGGACCAAGGGCATCCCTGACATGTACAGCTTGCACAGCTGGTGTGGGATGGCTGCCTTCGTGCTCTACCTCCTGCAG TGGCTCCTGGGCTGtggtttcttcctcctccccggCACCTCCTTCTCGCTGCGCAGCCGGTACAAACCCCACCACGTCTTCTTTGGCATCGCCCTCTTTGTCCTTTCCATCATCGCCTGCTTGCTGGGCATCACTGAGATGCTCCTCTTCAACATCAG GGACTCCTACAGCCTCTTTGTGCCCGAGGGGGTCCTGGCCAACACCCTtggggtgctgctggtggcctTCGGGCTGGTTGTGGGCTACGTGTTGACACGGGACGACTGGAAGCGCCCACCGCTGGCTGAGGAGCTGGCCCTCTCCATGGACTTCAAGACCCTGACAGAGGGCGAGAGCCCTGGTGGTGGCACCCAGTGA
- the LOC104054373 gene encoding transmembrane ascorbate-dependent reductase CYB561 isoform X3: MDGAPPAASPAGLSAYVAVSQMLGLTLLATTGAWLGRYRGGVAWHSPLQFNIHPLCMVLGMVFLQGDGIIAVFESHRTKGIPDMYSLHSWCGMAAFVLYLLQWLLGCGFFLLPGTSFSLRSRYKPHHVFFGIALFVLSIIACLLGITEMLLFNIRDSYSLFVPEGVLANTLGVLLVAFGLVVGYVLTRDDWKRPPLAEELALSMDFKTLTEGESPGGGTQ; this comes from the exons ATGGACGGGGCTCCGCcggctgccagccctgctggaCTCTCGGCGTACGTGGCTGTGTCACAAATGCTGGGCCTGACGCTGCTGGCCACCACGGGCGCCTGGCTGGGCCGATACCGGGGCGGCGTGGCCTGGCACAGCCCCCTCCAGTTCAATATCCACCCGCTCTGCATGGTGCTGGGCATGGTTTTCCTCCAAGGTGACG GCATCATCGCTGTCTTCGAGTCTCACCGGACCAAGGGCATCCCTGACATGTACAGCTTGCACAGCTGGTGTGGGATGGCTGCCTTCGTGCTCTACCTCCTGCAG TGGCTCCTGGGCTGtggtttcttcctcctccccggCACCTCCTTCTCGCTGCGCAGCCGGTACAAACCCCACCACGTCTTCTTTGGCATCGCCCTCTTTGTCCTTTCCATCATCGCCTGCTTGCTGGGCATCACTGAGATGCTCCTCTTCAACATCAG GGACTCCTACAGCCTCTTTGTGCCCGAGGGGGTCCTGGCCAACACCCTtggggtgctgctggtggcctTCGGGCTGGTTGTGGGCTACGTGTTGACACGGGACGACTGGAAGCGCCCACCGCTGGCTGAGGAGCTGGCCCTCTCCATGGACTTCAAGACCCTGACAGAGGGCGAGAGCCCTGGTGGTGGCACCCAGTGA
- the LOC104054373 gene encoding transmembrane ascorbate-dependent reductase CYB561 isoform X1, translated as MDGAPPAASPAGLSAYVAVSQMLGLTLLATTGAWLGRYRGGVAWHSPLQFNIHPLCMVLGMVFLQGDALLVYRVFRHEAKRSTKALHALLHGLALLIALVGIIAVFESHRTKGIPDMYSLHSWCGMAAFVLYLLQWLLGCGFFLLPGTSFSLRSRYKPHHVFFGIALFVLSIIACLLGITEMLLFNIRDSYSLFVPEGVLANTLGVLLVAFGLVVGYVLTRDDWKRPPLAEELALSMDFKTLTEGESPGGGTQ; from the exons ATGGACGGGGCTCCGCcggctgccagccctgctggaCTCTCGGCGTACGTGGCTGTGTCACAAATGCTGGGCCTGACGCTGCTGGCCACCACGGGCGCCTGGCTGGGCCGATACCGGGGCGGCGTGGCCTGGCACAGCCCCCTCCAGTTCAATATCCACCCGCTCTGCATGGTGCTGGGCATGGTTTTCCTCCAAGGTGACG CTCTCCTGGTCTATCGGGTCTTCAGGCACGAAGCCAAGCGTTCCACCAAGGCACTGCATGCGCTGCTCCATGGGCTGGCGCTGCTCATCGCCCTCGTCG GCATCATCGCTGTCTTCGAGTCTCACCGGACCAAGGGCATCCCTGACATGTACAGCTTGCACAGCTGGTGTGGGATGGCTGCCTTCGTGCTCTACCTCCTGCAG TGGCTCCTGGGCTGtggtttcttcctcctccccggCACCTCCTTCTCGCTGCGCAGCCGGTACAAACCCCACCACGTCTTCTTTGGCATCGCCCTCTTTGTCCTTTCCATCATCGCCTGCTTGCTGGGCATCACTGAGATGCTCCTCTTCAACATCAG GGACTCCTACAGCCTCTTTGTGCCCGAGGGGGTCCTGGCCAACACCCTtggggtgctgctggtggcctTCGGGCTGGTTGTGGGCTACGTGTTGACACGGGACGACTGGAAGCGCCCACCGCTGGCTGAGGAGCTGGCCCTCTCCATGGACTTCAAGACCCTGACAGAGGGCGAGAGCCCTGGTGGTGGCACCCAGTGA